The following coding sequences are from one Aethina tumida isolate Nest 87 chromosome 2, icAetTumi1.1, whole genome shotgun sequence window:
- the LOC126264615 gene encoding cuticle protein 38-like has protein sequence MKVFVALFALVAVASAGVLVPQTYSYGLGSSLLAAPLSYAASPLAYSAPLAYSAPIAHHAPLAYSAPIVAAAPAIQSGYVAATRGSIHTAPLPEGPFAASHHINTAPAPGTY, from the exons ATGAAG GTATTCGTAGCTTTGTTCGCCCTTGTAGCCGTCGCCTCCGCCGGAGTGTTGGTACCCCAAACCTACAGCTACGGATTGGGATCCTCCCTGTTGGCTGCTCCCCTTAGCTACGCCGCCTCCCCACTCGCCTACTCCGCTCCACTCGCCTACTCCGCCCCAATTGCCCACCATGCTCCACTTGCCTACTCCGCCCCAATTGTAGCCGCCGCCCCAGCCATCCAATCTGG atACGTAGCCGCCACCCGTGGATCCATCCACACCGCCCCACTTCCGGAAGGCCCATTCGCCGCCAGCCACCACATCAACACCGCCCCAGCCCCAGGAACCTACTGA
- the LOC109600599 gene encoding cuticle protein 16.5-like isoform X3 — MKVFVALFALVAVASAGVLLPQSYGYGLGSSLLAAPLSYAASPLAYSAPLAYSGSIAHHAPLAYSAPIVAAAPALQSGYVAATRGSIHTAPLPEGPFAASHHINTAPAPGTY; from the exons ATGAAG gTATTCGTAGCTTTGTTCGCCCTCGTAGCCGTCGCCTCCGCCGGAGTGTTGTTGCCCCAATCCTACGGCTACGGACTGGGATCCTCCCTGTTGGCTGCTCCCCTTAGCTACGCCGCCTCCCCACTCGCCTACTCCGCCCCACTCGCCTACTCCGGCTCAATTGCCCACCATGCTCCACTTGCCTACTCTGCCCCCATTGTAGCTGCCGCCCCAGCCCTCCAATCTGG atACGTCGCCGCCACCCGTGGATCCATCCACACCGCCCCACTTCCAGAAGGTCCATTCGCCGCCAGCCACCACATCAACACCGCCCCAGCCCCAGGAACCTACTGA
- the LOC109606065 gene encoding cuticle protein 21-like encodes MKVFVALFALVAVASAELLLPHTYSYGFESPLLASPLSYAASPLAYSSPLAYSAPFGYSAPLAYAAPVVAAPAIQSGYVAATRGSLHTAPLPEGPFAASHHINTLPAPGTK; translated from the exons atgaag GTATTCGTAGCTTTGTTCGCCCTCGTAGCTGTCGCCTCCGCCGAACTGTTGTTGCCCCACACCTACAGCTATGGATTCGAATCCCCCTTGTTGGCTTCTCCCCTTAGCTATGCCGCATCACCCCTTGCTTACTCCTCTCCACTTGCCTACTCTGCCCCCTTCGGTTACTCCGCCCCACTTGCCTACGCCGCCCCAGTTGTAGCTGCCCCAGCCATCCAGTCCGG ATACGTTGCTGCCACTCGTGGATCCCTCCACACTGCCCCTCTTCCAGAGGGCCCATTCGCCGCCAGCCACCACATCAACACCCTTCCAGCCCCAGGaaccaaataa